ACAAATGCTTTCAAAAACTCATCTTTGCGATTTAATTGAAACTGTCTTTGCACTACTTCGGTAATCCCACCATCGCCCCAATCTTGATCGTGGCGGAAATATTCAATAAAACTCTTACCCGCAATTCGAGTAAGATAAGCCGCTGTAACTCCCTGAATTGCTTTACCAATTGGATACGCGGCAACGCTCAATTGTAATGCTGTTGAAAGCAGTTGAATTGCACCTTGGACAATTCCCAAACTTGCCAAAGTTTTACCCAAAGATAAGGCTAATTCCCTGCCTCGTTCGACATTCAAATCGCAGCCGTAAACTCTGCCAATTTCTACTACCATTTGGGCATTTACAGCCGCAGTAGCTAACAAATCCACGACGGGTAATGGAGTTACTGCAATCACGCCAGCACCAATCCATTGAAACCGTTCTACTATTTTCTCAGCCTGACGCCGCCTTTGAGCATCTAGCAAGCGTCGCGCTTCTTCTCCCAAACGCTGAGATTGCAGTAATATGTTGTCTGCTACTAAGTCTTCTCCCTCGGCTCTGAGAACTGCTGCCATTCGGCGAATTAAGGGCATTACATCTGGATCGGGTTGTAAGGTATCGCCCGTTTCTAGTTCTACTGATTGGGGATTAGCAGCGATCGCCACTACATCCAACGTAGCTATAAATCCCCTCACTCGTTCTCGCAAACGGGCTAAAATTGTTTCCTTATCTTCTTCTGTATAAAGATCCGTTTTGTTGAGAATCAGGAGCGATCGCTTGCCAATTTCTGCTAATGCTCGTAGTGGATTATACTCCGACTGTCGCAAGTCGTTATCCACCACAAACAACAACAAATCTGCTTCTGTCGCCAACTGTCGCGCTAACTGTTCCCGCTGAGTTCCAGCAACTCCAGCTTCTAAAATCCCTGGCGTATCGGTAATTAAAATCTGGCGCGAAATGCCTTTCAACTTGAGGCAATAAGTTTCCCCCACCTCAGTCGTTCCCATTGGCGCATCCACCTTGCCAACCATGCGTCCAATTAAAGCATTTACCAAAGAAGTTTTGCCAGCCGAACCCGTACCAAAAACAACAACAAGCAATTCCCCGCGAGATAAATTGGCTTCAATTTCACG
This Microcoleus sp. FACHB-831 DNA region includes the following protein-coding sequences:
- a CDS encoding YcjF family protein, producing MPLPRLLTLIAGLSLILGLMLWLIISLNRLYIQISFTAPLLANLLLLLVIGLLGMLIAVFVYYVTMVQGKPARSRTLRSLPKVPEAKTEAAEETLKAVRRQVGQIQDEVARQALLLRSREIEANLSRGELLVVVFGTGSAGKTSLVNALIGRMVGKVDAPMGTTEVGETYCLKLKGISRQILITDTPGILEAGVAGTQREQLARQLATEADLLLFVVDNDLRQSEYNPLRALAEIGKRSLLILNKTDLYTEEDKETILARLRERVRGFIATLDVVAIAANPQSVELETGDTLQPDPDVMPLIRRMAAVLRAEGEDLVADNILLQSQRLGEEARRLLDAQRRRQAEKIVERFQWIGAGVIAVTPLPVVDLLATAAVNAQMVVEIGRVYGCDLNVERGRELALSLGKTLASLGIVQGAIQLLSTALQLSVAAYPIGKAIQGVTAAYLTRIAGKSFIEYFRHDQDWGDGGITEVVQRQFQLNRKDEFLKAFVQEAIARVVKPLSANSETLPQPEPEPELNKPQSDDW